In one Oryza glaberrima chromosome 2, OglaRS2, whole genome shotgun sequence genomic region, the following are encoded:
- the LOC127763553 gene encoding dehydration-responsive element-binding protein 1G: MDVSTALSSDYSSGTPSPVAADADDGSSAYMTVSSAPPKRRAGRTKFKETRHPVFKGVRRRNPGRWVCEVREPLGKQRIWLGTFETAEMAARAHDVAALALRGRAACLNFADSPRRLRVPPIGASHDDIRRAAAEAAEAFRPPPDESNAATEVAAAASGATNSNAEQFASHPYYEVMDDGLDLGMQGYLDMAQGMLIDPPPMAGDPAVGGGEDDNDGEVQLWSY, from the coding sequence ATGGACGTTTCTACTGCGCTCAGCAGCGACTACTCGTCGgggacgccgtcgccggtggcggccgacgccgacgacggctcCTCCGCCTACATGACggtgtcgtcggcgccgcccaaGCGGCGAGCGGGGCGGACCAAGTTCAAGGAGACGCGGCACCCCGTGTTCAAGGGCGTGCGCCGGAGGAACCCCGGGAGGTGGGTGTGCGAGGTGCGCGAGCCGCTCGGCAAGCAGCGGATATGGCTCGGGACGTTCGAGACAGCAGagatggcggcgcgcgcgcacgacgtcgccgcgctcgcgctccgcggccgcgccgcctgccTCAACTTCGCCGACTCGCCGAGGCGCCTCCGCGTCCCGCCCATCGGCGCAAGCCACGACGACATACGGAgggcggcggctgaggcggcCGAGGCATTCCGGCCGCCACCAGATGAGAGCAATGCGGCCACCGAGGTGGCAGCCGCCGCATCGGGCGCCACTAATTCGAACGCCGAACAGTTCGCCTCCCACCCGTACTACGAGGTCATGGACGATGGGCTGGACTTGGGGATGCAGGGCTACCTCGACATGGCGCAAGGGATGCTCATTGACCCGCCTCCAATGGCCGGTGATCCTGCCGTAGGTGGCGGCGAAGACGACAACGATGGCGAGGTCCAGCTATGGAGCTACTGA
- the LOC127763643 gene encoding uncharacterized protein LOC127763643 codes for MTPPGSISTTSSNLRAQQKPSIPKKPCAFGAPPRHLHRLCKKNAAVSVACTGQGEQRSSPAIAAPQEAQAGTFSVEFRTRDGCRLGISRYPDFAYNAQGGRGVGVVASSGEDSGMVLVEFDVSSLYIPAMSGATTKFLGLPLPPFLKIDILPEALRGNIDPTSGQVDLKFRSRFCFSVGSIYRAPPLFVDTTLTSEESSGAIRRGTGERMDGEGRCKLVGVAVVDPIDDVFMNTFLSLPTECIAYLNATISITEPS; via the exons ATGACTCCGCCCGGCAGTATCAGCACCACCTCGTCGAACCTTCGGGCCCAGCAAAAACCCTCAATTCCCAAGAAACCGTGTGCTTTCGGAGCGCCACCGAGACACCTGCATCGCCTGTGCAAGAAGAACGCTGCCGTCTCGGTGGCGTGCACCGGGCAAGGCGAACAACGATCCAGCCCTGCCATCGCGGCGCCGCAGGAGGCTCAGGCAGGCACGTTTAGCGTCGAGTTCCGGACACGGGACGGGTGCCGGCTGGGCATCTCCAGGTACCCGGACTTCGCGTACAACGCCcagggcggccgcggcgtcggcgtcgtcgccagCAGCGGCGAGGATAGTGGCATGGTTCTGGTCGAGTTCGACGTGTCAAGCCTGTACATCCCGGCGATGTCCGGCGCGACGACCAAGTTCCTcgggctgccgctgccgccgttccTCAAGATCGACATCTTGCCCGAGGCTCTCCGCGGAAACATCGATCCAACAAGTGGTCAG GTTGATCTGAAGTTCAGGTCGAGGTTCTGCTTCTCGGTTGGAAGCATCTACCGAGCACCGCCGCTGTTCGTCGACACAACGCTGACCTCCGAGGAGTCCAGTGGAGCCATAAGACGAGGAACTGGAGAAAGGATGGACGGCGAAGGGAGATGCAAGCTGGTAGGGGTGGCCGTCGTCGACCCCATTGATGACGTCTTCATGAACACCTTCCTCAGCCTGCCGACCGAGTGCATCGCTTACTTGAACGCCACCATCTCCATCACTGAACCAAGCTGA
- the LOC127761623 gene encoding zinc finger CCCH domain-containing protein 17, whose protein sequence is MDIETDGRFGNKRVHHRLGPANGAASSSTSGKVCIHWRAGRCNRFPCPYLHSELPEATAKRPSQSGGGGNVWRNPHSGGGGGRGAGGAGGPNKWGRGPGGADGGPRHKVPDRPCRYFLAGDCSYGEKCRYPHSYSMSDSITMLTPLQGHEKVVTGIALPAGSDKLYSGSKDGTVRMWDCQTGQCAGVINMGREIGCMISEGPWLFVGIPDAVKVWNMQTQAEMNLTGPTGQVYALAVGNELLFAATQDGRILAWRFSAATNGFEPAASLVGHQLAVVSLVVGAMRLYSGSMDKTIRVWDLATLQCIQTLSDHTGVVMSVLCWDQFLLSCSLDQTIKVWAATESGSLEVTYTHKEEHGALALSGMPDAQSKPVLLCSLNDNTVRLYDLPSFSDRGRIFSKQEIRAIQVGPSGLFFTGDGTGELKVWQWVIDGSQTK, encoded by the exons ATGGACATAGAGACCGACGGTCGCTTCGGCAACAAGCGCGTGCACCACCGCCTCGGCCCGGCcaacggcgccgcctcctcgtccacCTCCGGGAAGGTCTGCATCCACTGGCGCGCCGGCCGATGCAATCGCTTCCCCTGCCCTTACCTCCACAGCGAGCTCCCCGAGGCGACAGCCAAGCGCCCGAgccaaagcggcggcggcgggaacgtCTGGAGGAATCCCCACTCAGGAGGTGGAGggggccgcggcgccggcggcgccgggggcccGAACAAATGGGGGAGGGGCCCCGGAGGTGCGGATGGTGGCCCGAGGCACAAGGTGCCCGATCGGCCCTGCAGGTacttcctcgccggcgactGCAGCTACGGGGAGAAGTGCCGATACCCTCACTCCTACTCCATGAGCGATAGCATCACGATGCTTACTCCGCTCCAGGGCCACGAGAAG GTTGTGACAGGGATTGCACTGCCGGCTGGGTCAGACAAGCTGTATTCTGGGAGTAAGGACGGAACTGTGCGCATGTGGGATTGCCAAACTGGGCAG TGTGCTGGTGTCATCAATATGGGACGTGAGATCGGGTGCATGATCAGTGAGGGGCCATGGTTATTTGTTGGGATTCCAGATGCTGTGAAG GTTTGGAATATGCAAACACAAGCGGAAATGAACCTTACTGGGCCAACGGGGCAAGTCTATGCACTCGCTGTTGGAAATGAGCTACTCTTTGCCGCAACACAA GATGGACGGATTTTGGCCTGGAGATTCAGCGCTGCAACAAATGGTTTTGAACCAGCTGCCTCTCTTGTTGGGCACCAGCTTGCTGTCGTTTCATTAGTAGTAGGAGCCATGAGGCTTTACTCTGGTTCAATGGACAAAACAATTAGA GTGTGGGATTTGGCAACACTGCAGTGCATACAGACTCTTTCTGATCATACAGGTGTTGTTATGTCTGTATTGTGTTGGGATCAATTCCTATTATCATGTTCCTTGGATCAAACAATAAAA GTTTGGGCAGCTACAGAAAGTGGAAGCTTGGAAGTAACATATACACACAAAGAGGAGCAT GGAGCACTTGCCCTAAGTGGCATGCCTGATGCACAATCAAAACCTGTGCTACTATGTTCACTAAATGACAACACTGTCCGACTATATGACCTGCCATC GTTCAGTGATAGGGGCAGGATATTCTCAAAACAGGAAATAAGGGCAATACAAGTTGGTCCTagtggtttattttttactggGGATGGAACTGGTGAGCTGAAGGTGTGGCAATGGGTTATTGATGGATCCCAGACCAAATGA